In Arthrobacter burdickii, one DNA window encodes the following:
- a CDS encoding histone-like nucleoid-structuring protein Lsr2, with product MAQRVRVELVDDLNGEEAQETVRFGVDGAGYEIDLTTGNADKLRSILSEYVEKGRKSTGGKRGQGGRRSSSSSAPTSGIQREQAQQIRKWAQDNGYNPSSRGRISQSIVDAYNKAR from the coding sequence ATGGCGCAGCGCGTACGGGTGGAATTGGTCGACGACCTCAACGGTGAGGAAGCTCAGGAGACAGTGCGTTTCGGAGTCGATGGAGCCGGATACGAGATCGATCTGACAACGGGTAACGCGGACAAGCTGCGTTCGATCCTGTCGGAGTACGTGGAGAAGGGCCGGAAATCCACCGGTGGCAAGCGGGGTCAGGGCGGCCGGCGGTCCTCGTCGAGTTCGGCTCCGACGAGTGGGATCCAGCGCGAGCAAGCCCAGCAAATCCGTAAGTGGGCGCAGGACAACGGATACAACCCCAGCTCGCGCGGGCGCATTTCCCAGTCCATCGTCGACGCCTACAACAAAGCCCGCTGA
- a CDS encoding dihydrofolate reductase family protein, which yields MRNLTFAMNLSVDGYIAAPGDDLGWSVPSDELFQWWSDRVAATGLALYGRKLWETMSSHWPTADQQPGATPAQIDYARRWRNMPKVVFSSTTRTVDWNTRLASGDAVSEITRLKAGDGGSMDIGGATLAAAAMRAGLIDEYAIVSHPVLVGGGTPFFTALDNGVDLSLLETRTFPGGIVLTRYETRR from the coding sequence GTGCGCAATTTGACCTTCGCCATGAACCTGAGCGTGGACGGCTACATCGCCGCGCCCGGCGACGACCTCGGCTGGAGCGTACCGAGCGACGAACTGTTCCAATGGTGGTCCGACCGGGTGGCGGCGACGGGCCTGGCTCTGTACGGGCGCAAACTGTGGGAGACGATGAGCTCCCACTGGCCGACCGCCGACCAGCAGCCGGGCGCCACGCCGGCCCAGATCGACTACGCTCGCCGCTGGCGGAACATGCCGAAGGTGGTGTTCTCCTCGACGACCAGAACGGTCGACTGGAACACCCGCCTCGCCTCCGGCGACGCCGTCAGCGAGATCACCCGGCTCAAGGCCGGTGACGGCGGCTCCATGGACATCGGCGGTGCCACACTTGCAGCGGCGGCCATGCGGGCCGGGCTGATCGACGAGTACGCGATCGTCAGCCATCCCGTCCTGGTGGGCGGCGGCACGCCGTTCTTCACCGCCCTGGACAACGGGGTGGACCTGAGCCTGCTGGAGACGCGGACGTTTCCCGGCGGTATCGTCCTGACCAGGTACGAGACAAGGCGCTGA
- a CDS encoding DUF1697 domain-containing protein produces the protein MPRSAALIRGVGGPTAMRMAELRSALKDRGLEGVATLQVAGNIIFDPGERSTAACTTLIRHTVRERFSHDLPVIIRSHEQLVDAELRNPFIGSQEGRWVMTVFLDQAPHSETSLDPAAGAPNIFAVDGSEVFIRYASGVAGSKLQSTWFEKRLGVVGTARNANTVAKLILLTA, from the coding sequence ATGCCAAGGTCGGCCGCTTTGATCCGAGGCGTGGGAGGGCCCACTGCCATGAGAATGGCGGAGCTGCGTTCAGCCCTGAAGGACAGGGGACTCGAAGGTGTAGCGACCTTGCAGGTAGCGGGCAACATCATCTTTGACCCGGGCGAACGCTCTACGGCGGCCTGCACCACCCTCATCAGGCACACCGTGCGCGAGCGGTTCAGCCATGATCTCCCCGTCATCATCCGCTCACACGAACAACTGGTCGATGCCGAGCTGCGCAACCCGTTCATCGGATCGCAGGAAGGTCGCTGGGTCATGACGGTGTTCCTTGATCAAGCACCGCATTCAGAGACCAGCTTGGATCCTGCCGCAGGAGCACCGAACATTTTCGCTGTGGACGGTTCCGAGGTCTTCATCCGCTATGCCTCTGGCGTGGCGGGTTCAAAGCTCCAGTCCACGTGGTTCGAGAAACGACTCGGTGTTGTCGGCACCGCCCGCAACGCCAATACCGTCGCGAAGCTCATTCTGCTCACCGCCTGA
- a CDS encoding cupin domain-containing protein — MPAITVNALETKSFNEPDEKRRPPKTEVDVVNLGNATLGRFTFEPGWRWSETVKTVVHTESCQNNHLGVCAAGTLAVEMEDGTRTTIHAGDAYSIPAGHDAWVENDETFVAYEIMSAAEYAKPA, encoded by the coding sequence ATGCCCGCCATAACTGTCAATGCGCTTGAAACTAAATCGTTCAACGAACCCGATGAGAAGCGTCGTCCACCCAAGACCGAAGTAGACGTCGTCAACCTCGGGAACGCCACACTGGGCAGATTCACTTTTGAGCCCGGCTGGCGATGGTCCGAGACCGTCAAGACCGTGGTCCACACCGAGAGCTGCCAAAACAACCATCTAGGGGTCTGCGCCGCTGGAACTCTTGCAGTGGAGATGGAAGACGGAACCCGCACCACGATCCACGCCGGTGACGCTTATTCGATCCCCGCGGGCCATGATGCCTGGGTCGAGAATGATGAGACGTTCGTGGCGTACGAGATCATGAGCGCGGCGGAGTATGCCAAACCTGCCTAG
- a CDS encoding cupin domain-containing protein, protein MPEPPGFGPPLHIHHDAAEVFYVLAGEYRIFVNGEERVCPEGSFVYIPAGVVHGFRVGDKPSRKLNIYSPAAMVGYFDELSAALAQGNDDPDRVTNIAAKYSMEVVGPVPENYV, encoded by the coding sequence CTGCCTGAACCGCCGGGGTTCGGGCCACCCCTGCACATACACCACGATGCGGCGGAGGTGTTCTATGTCCTGGCCGGTGAGTATCGGATCTTCGTCAACGGCGAGGAACGGGTCTGCCCGGAAGGTTCCTTCGTCTATATCCCAGCTGGAGTAGTTCACGGGTTCCGGGTGGGGGACAAGCCCAGCCGGAAGCTGAACATTTATAGCCCCGCTGCCATGGTGGGCTACTTCGACGAGTTGAGCGCAGCCCTTGCCCAGGGGAACGACGACCCAGACCGGGTTACGAACATCGCGGCAAAATACTCGATGGAAGTCGTCGGCCCCGTTCCCGAGAACTACGTCTAG
- a CDS encoding TetR/AcrR family transcriptional regulator: protein MARPVIHNDSLRQELLAVTAELVDREGPARVTVRDVASAAHTSTTAVYSLFGGKSQLLTAVVDDGFRSFRESQVAAAPAGLQGLGVAYRAWALEHRALYRLMFGGAMAAFVDCQPSPEAAGGAIKPLEEAVAAAQASGALLSAPVEMVAVAIWGQVHGLVSLELAQMGPPGADWGAAFNSALDAIARGWAA from the coding sequence ATGGCAAGACCTGTGATTCACAACGATTCCCTGCGGCAGGAGCTGCTGGCGGTCACGGCCGAGCTCGTTGATCGCGAGGGGCCCGCGCGGGTGACCGTGCGAGACGTGGCCTCGGCCGCCCATACCTCCACCACCGCCGTCTACTCACTGTTCGGTGGGAAGTCGCAGCTGCTGACCGCCGTAGTGGACGACGGGTTCCGGTCCTTCCGGGAATCACAGGTAGCCGCTGCCCCGGCGGGGCTGCAGGGGTTGGGTGTGGCCTACCGGGCCTGGGCGCTGGAGCACCGCGCACTGTATCGGCTGATGTTCGGCGGCGCCATGGCTGCTTTTGTGGACTGCCAGCCCAGTCCGGAGGCGGCCGGCGGTGCCATAAAACCTCTCGAAGAAGCGGTCGCGGCTGCGCAGGCGTCCGGGGCCCTGCTTTCGGCACCCGTCGAGATGGTGGCCGTGGCAATCTGGGGCCAGGTGCACGGATTGGTGAGCCTCGAGCTGGCACAGATGGGCCCGCCGGGCGCCGACTGGGGTGCGGCCTTCAACTCCGCGCTGGACGCAATAGCCCGCGGTTGGGCTGCCTGA
- a CDS encoding DUF4188 domain-containing protein has translation MVQVVFPGRYTADPGLESVTVFLIGMRANRWWKVRAVGKVASAMPRMLQYLAEDPASGMLGCEQWFGRTTLLLSYWKSPEHLRKFAADRESPHLQPWRRFMKETAGKGDVGVWHETYQVPSTGIETIYNGMPLFGLAKATSHMQVGAGTHTARQRMGRLAGRLP, from the coding sequence ATGGTGCAGGTTGTCTTTCCGGGTCGATATACCGCCGATCCCGGGCTGGAATCAGTGACGGTCTTCCTGATCGGCATGCGTGCAAACCGGTGGTGGAAGGTGCGGGCGGTTGGCAAGGTGGCAAGCGCCATGCCTCGGATGCTTCAGTACCTGGCCGAGGACCCTGCGTCGGGAATGCTCGGGTGTGAGCAGTGGTTCGGCCGCACTACCCTGCTCCTCAGCTACTGGAAGAGCCCGGAACACCTCCGCAAGTTCGCCGCTGACCGGGAGTCTCCTCATCTTCAGCCCTGGCGCCGATTCATGAAGGAGACCGCCGGAAAGGGGGACGTGGGTGTCTGGCATGAGACCTACCAGGTGCCATCCACCGGGATCGAAACCATCTACAACGGGATGCCGCTTTTCGGTTTGGCAAAGGCTACTTCCCACATGCAGGTAGGAGCGGGGACCCATACTGCCAGGCAGCGAATGGGCCGGCTCGCCGGAAGACTGCCTTGA
- a CDS encoding DUF427 domain-containing protein, protein MSSPSEDPLDFDADTTGVRMRDVMGQLLQKLRYEPTVKRIRATLGGQTVVDTTRAMLVWEPRRVVPGYAVPIEDIRAEISTRTSAPLQKGAVGFMLPDLSKVPVFDPRIPFDVRMTPGEPVEVRVGGTETAAAGFRARDPGLANYVILAFADFDSWFEEDDEIISHPHDPYGRIDIRGTSRHVQLMLDGHILADTTRARMLFETTLPARYYLPIEDVVAPLEPSSTRSMCSYKGHATWYSAIVGDRKVDDIAWQYEHPLSDAADVQDYVAFLDERLDLVIDGEQQKRSVTPWS, encoded by the coding sequence ATGTCAAGCCCTTCAGAAGACCCACTCGACTTCGATGCCGATACGACCGGGGTGCGCATGCGGGATGTGATGGGGCAGTTGCTCCAGAAGCTGAGATACGAGCCGACGGTAAAGCGCATCCGCGCCACGCTCGGCGGGCAGACCGTCGTTGACACAACGCGCGCAATGCTCGTGTGGGAGCCGCGCCGGGTTGTGCCCGGGTACGCCGTCCCAATTGAAGACATTCGCGCCGAAATCTCGACTCGCACGTCAGCGCCACTCCAGAAGGGTGCGGTCGGATTCATGCTTCCCGACCTGTCGAAGGTCCCCGTGTTCGACCCGCGCATCCCGTTCGATGTGCGCATGACGCCGGGAGAGCCGGTCGAGGTGCGTGTTGGGGGAACGGAGACTGCAGCAGCTGGATTCCGCGCTCGCGACCCCGGTCTCGCCAATTACGTGATCCTCGCTTTCGCCGACTTCGACAGCTGGTTCGAGGAAGACGACGAAATCATCAGCCATCCACATGACCCGTACGGTCGCATCGATATTCGAGGCACCTCCCGGCATGTACAGCTGATGCTCGACGGCCACATCCTCGCCGACACCACCCGAGCGCGGATGCTGTTCGAGACGACCCTGCCTGCGCGGTACTACCTTCCAATCGAGGACGTCGTAGCACCGCTCGAGCCCAGCTCGACAAGGTCCATGTGCTCATACAAAGGTCATGCAACCTGGTACTCCGCGATCGTCGGAGACAGGAAAGTTGATGACATCGCATGGCAGTATGAACACCCGCTGAGCGACGCAGCCGACGTGCAGGACTACGTCGCGTTCCTCGACGAGCGACTCGACCTCGTCATCGACGGCGAGCAGCAGAAGCGCTCGGTCACTCCGTGGTCGTGA
- a CDS encoding GNAT family N-acetyltransferase, whose protein sequence is MASRIRVVVPSDDEELTELQVRNRDFLAPWDPLREDDYFTVAGQRADIEGALARHVRGEAMPWVVMDDDGAIAGRLTLTGIVRGPFQSCSMGYWLAEDQTRKGLATDAVRAAVGFAFNQLKLHRVQAETLVDNVASQRVLTKTDFEQYGRAPRYLRIAGRWQDHLMFQRLNDSVQSPS, encoded by the coding sequence ATGGCTTCCCGGATTCGTGTCGTTGTACCTAGTGACGATGAAGAGCTGACGGAGTTGCAGGTACGCAATCGAGACTTCTTGGCACCGTGGGATCCGCTTCGAGAAGATGACTACTTCACGGTGGCGGGCCAGCGGGCCGACATTGAAGGAGCACTTGCCCGTCATGTCCGTGGCGAGGCAATGCCATGGGTTGTTATGGACGATGACGGTGCGATTGCTGGCCGATTGACGCTCACCGGCATCGTCCGTGGTCCGTTCCAGTCATGCAGCATGGGGTACTGGCTCGCAGAGGATCAGACACGTAAGGGTTTAGCCACCGACGCTGTCCGGGCAGCGGTCGGGTTCGCTTTCAATCAGCTGAAGCTTCACCGGGTGCAGGCAGAAACCTTGGTCGATAACGTTGCTTCTCAAAGGGTCCTGACCAAGACCGACTTTGAACAGTACGGACGCGCGCCGAGATATTTGAGAATTGCGGGCCGCTGGCAGGATCACCTGATGTTCCAGCGCTTGAATGACAGCGTCCAGTCTCCCTCTTGA
- a CDS encoding DinB family protein, protein MMTNQRLEPLLEQYDWATGRLLTRLAGPTSNSGDGSDVDVPALTDAEYLWEPVHACWSVRRRADGPGPGAIKLIGAGEWGRDGAPESPWPPPFTTIAWRLDHISETLLGRANHLGGDRTFDRATYESRPDAAGAIERFRQAAADWRRVLLSVDESDYDRTGLSSYPYGSDAEETFPTIVWWENQEILHHGAEIALLRDLYVHHPQ, encoded by the coding sequence ATGATGACCAATCAGCGCCTCGAGCCGCTGCTCGAGCAGTACGACTGGGCGACGGGACGACTCCTCACTCGCCTCGCTGGGCCCACCAGCAACTCGGGTGATGGCAGCGACGTCGACGTACCGGCACTGACGGACGCCGAGTACCTGTGGGAACCAGTTCACGCGTGCTGGTCGGTACGCAGGCGAGCCGATGGGCCCGGACCGGGTGCCATCAAGCTCATCGGCGCGGGGGAGTGGGGGCGGGACGGCGCCCCCGAAAGTCCGTGGCCTCCGCCGTTCACGACGATCGCCTGGCGGTTGGACCACATCTCGGAGACGCTGTTAGGCCGCGCCAACCACCTCGGGGGCGACCGGACGTTCGATCGGGCGACCTACGAATCACGACCAGACGCAGCCGGCGCCATCGAGAGGTTTCGCCAGGCCGCCGCCGACTGGCGCCGGGTACTCCTCAGTGTCGACGAGTCCGACTACGACCGGACCGGGTTGAGCAGCTACCCGTACGGAAGCGATGCCGAGGAGACGTTTCCGACGATCGTGTGGTGGGAGAACCAGGAGATACTGCACCACGGAGCCGAGATCGCGCTGCTCCGTGACCTCTACGTCCACCACCCTCAGTAG
- a CDS encoding Asd/ArgC dimerization domain-containing protein — MSFQLPVESRGSQATVDESRKILELPDLLVSGTCTRVPVFTGHSLSVSAESARPLAVARAIELLSDAPGVVLTDIPTPPLKATGIDVSLVGRMRADEGAPEGKGLAMFISGDTLREGAALNALQIAELVAMSTLTAQTA, encoded by the coding sequence GTGTCCTTCCAGCTTCCTGTCGAGTCGCGTGGATCCCAAGCGACGGTGGACGAAAGCCGGAAAATCCTCGAGCTTCCCGATCTGCTCGTCAGCGGCACCTGCACCCGCGTGCCTGTCTTCACCGGGCACTCGCTTTCCGTCAGCGCCGAATCCGCCAGACCACTCGCCGTTGCACGGGCCATCGAACTCCTCAGCGATGCTCCCGGCGTCGTCCTCACCGACATCCCGACACCACCGTTGAAAGCTACCGGGATCGACGTATCGCTCGTCGGCCGGATGCGCGCTGACGAGGGAGCACCAGAAGGGAAGGGACTGGCGATGTTCATCAGCGGCGACACCCTCCGTGAAGGCGCGGCCCTCAATGCCCTTCAGATCGCGGAACTAGTCGCCATGTCGACGCTGACCGCGCAGACCGCCTAG
- a CDS encoding VOC family protein, whose product MIDAAKAFSSFSVRQIPEAKAFYEGVLGLPVTEEHGMLWIDLGGDHRVLVYAKDATHEPASFTVLNFPVADVDTAVDELSAKGVEFLHYDGVTDSKGVNRNGGPLIAWFTDPAGNILSVLAAT is encoded by the coding sequence ATGATCGATGCAGCGAAGGCATTCAGCAGTTTCTCCGTGCGGCAGATCCCGGAAGCGAAGGCGTTCTACGAGGGCGTACTGGGGCTGCCTGTCACGGAAGAGCACGGAATGCTGTGGATCGATCTGGGCGGCGATCACCGCGTCCTCGTCTATGCCAAGGACGCCACACATGAACCGGCGTCGTTCACGGTCTTGAACTTCCCGGTGGCGGATGTCGACACCGCGGTCGATGAACTCAGTGCGAAGGGCGTGGAGTTCCTCCACTACGACGGTGTGACAGACAGTAAGGGCGTGAACCGGAACGGTGGGCCGCTCATTGCCTGGTTCACCGACCCAGCAGGCAATATCCTGAGCGTCCTGGCCGCGACCTGA
- a CDS encoding GuaB3 family IMP dehydrogenase-related protein, whose protein sequence is MTYEIEIGRGKRGRRAYSLDDVAVVPSRRTRDPLDVSVSWQIDAYQFEMPVVAAPMDSAMSPATAIAMGRLGGLGVLNLEGLWTRYEDPQPVLDEIAGLSTESFSPAATRRMQELYDAPIQAELITSRLAEIREAGVTVAGSLTPQRTQQFYKTVLAAGVDIFVIRGTTVSAEHVSKNEQPLDLKKFIYELDVPVIVGGAAGYTPALHLMRTGAAGVLVGFGGGATTTTRRALGIHSPLASAIADVAGARRDYMDESGGRYVHVIADGGMGASGDIVKAIAMGADAVMLGSALARAEEAPGKGWHWGQEAHHHELPRGDRVNIGTVGPLQEVLWGPSHHTDGTSNLIGALRRAMATTGYSDLKEFQRVEVVLSPYISND, encoded by the coding sequence GTGACTTACGAGATCGAGATTGGCCGAGGCAAGCGCGGACGCAGGGCATATTCGCTGGACGATGTGGCGGTGGTGCCGTCCCGGCGGACCCGTGATCCGCTCGACGTCTCCGTGAGCTGGCAGATCGACGCCTACCAGTTCGAGATGCCCGTTGTCGCGGCGCCGATGGACTCGGCCATGTCGCCGGCCACGGCTATCGCGATGGGCCGGCTCGGCGGCCTTGGCGTCCTCAACCTCGAAGGGCTCTGGACCCGGTACGAGGACCCCCAGCCGGTCCTCGACGAGATCGCCGGGCTCAGTACCGAGAGCTTCAGCCCCGCCGCCACCCGGCGCATGCAGGAGCTGTACGACGCGCCCATCCAGGCCGAACTCATCACCAGCCGCCTGGCCGAGATCCGTGAGGCCGGCGTGACGGTCGCCGGGTCGCTCACGCCGCAGCGGACGCAGCAGTTCTACAAGACGGTCCTCGCGGCCGGCGTCGACATCTTCGTCATCCGCGGCACCACGGTGTCCGCCGAGCACGTGTCCAAGAACGAGCAGCCACTCGACCTCAAGAAGTTCATCTACGAACTCGACGTCCCGGTCATCGTCGGCGGCGCCGCCGGCTACACGCCTGCCCTCCACCTCATGCGTACGGGTGCCGCCGGGGTGCTCGTGGGCTTCGGCGGAGGAGCGACGACGACGACGCGCAGGGCCCTCGGCATCCATTCGCCGCTTGCCTCGGCCATCGCCGACGTCGCCGGTGCCCGCCGCGACTACATGGACGAGTCCGGCGGCCGGTACGTGCACGTCATCGCCGACGGCGGGATGGGCGCGAGCGGCGACATCGTGAAGGCCATCGCCATGGGTGCTGACGCCGTCATGCTCGGTTCCGCGCTCGCCCGCGCGGAGGAGGCTCCGGGCAAGGGCTGGCACTGGGGCCAGGAAGCGCACCACCACGAACTCCCACGCGGCGACAGGGTCAACATCGGGACCGTCGGCCCCCTCCAGGAAGTGCTGTGGGGGCCGTCCCACCACACGGACGGGACGTCGAACCTGATCGGAGCGCTGCGCCGGGCCATGGCGACCACCGGCTACTCGGACCTCAAGGAGTTCCAGCGGGTCGAAGTGGTGCTCTCGCCCTATATCTCCAACGACTGA
- a CDS encoding glycerol-3-phosphate dehydrogenase/oxidase — protein MASGALSPQNRDDALRALRATSEPGQELDLLIVGGGVVGVGAALDAVTRGLSIGIVEARDWASGTSSRSSKLIHGGLRYLEMLDFALVQEALKERGLLIQRIAPHLVKPVPFLYPLTRRFVERPYVGAGIALYDAMSMSGGNSRGVPFHKHLSRKATLRAAPSLKDDAMVGSIRYYDAQVDDARYVVNMVRTAQHYGARAANRVSVVDFLREGERVVGARVRDQESGDEFAIRAKQVVNATGVWTDETQAMVTDRGQLKVRASKGIHLVVPRDRFQSTVGLILRTEKSVLFVIPWGRHWIIGTTDTDWNLDKAHPAASSKDIDYVLEHVNRVLKRPLTREDVEGVYAGLRPLLAGENDSTAKLSREHVVAHPVPGLVVVAGGKWTTYRVMAKDAVDEATRALDEKVPESCTETVPLLGAEGYRAAWNMRARLADDAGVHVARVEHLLQRFGTQATDVLDLIRQDPGLGQPLPGADDYLRAEVVFAVTHEGARHVDDILTRRTRISIESWDRGVSAAPVVADLMAPFLGWSDQQVDREVKHYQARVAAERLSQEQPDDISADSARMGVHDIVPLS, from the coding sequence ATGGCATCCGGCGCACTCAGTCCGCAGAACCGTGACGACGCGCTCCGGGCGCTGAGGGCGACCTCCGAGCCAGGGCAGGAACTCGACCTGCTGATCGTCGGGGGAGGCGTGGTGGGCGTCGGAGCCGCGCTCGACGCCGTCACGCGCGGTCTTTCCATCGGCATCGTCGAGGCCCGCGATTGGGCGTCCGGGACGTCGTCGCGCTCCTCCAAGCTGATTCACGGCGGCCTGCGCTACCTGGAGATGCTGGACTTCGCCCTGGTCCAGGAAGCGCTCAAGGAACGCGGGCTGCTGATCCAGCGCATCGCGCCGCACCTCGTGAAGCCGGTCCCGTTCCTGTACCCGCTGACCAGACGGTTCGTGGAGCGTCCCTACGTCGGCGCCGGGATCGCCCTCTACGACGCGATGAGCATGAGCGGCGGCAACTCGCGCGGGGTCCCGTTCCACAAGCACCTGAGCCGGAAGGCCACGCTGCGCGCGGCGCCGAGCCTCAAGGACGACGCGATGGTGGGCTCCATCCGCTACTACGACGCGCAGGTCGACGACGCGCGGTACGTGGTCAACATGGTCCGCACCGCCCAGCACTACGGTGCGCGGGCGGCGAACCGCGTCAGCGTGGTGGACTTCCTCCGCGAGGGCGAGCGCGTCGTCGGCGCGCGGGTCCGGGACCAGGAGAGTGGCGACGAGTTCGCCATCCGTGCCAAGCAGGTGGTCAACGCCACGGGTGTCTGGACCGACGAGACCCAGGCCATGGTGACCGACCGCGGGCAGCTGAAGGTGCGGGCCTCCAAGGGCATCCACCTCGTGGTGCCGCGCGACCGCTTCCAGTCCACGGTGGGGCTGATCCTCCGCACCGAGAAGTCCGTGCTGTTCGTCATCCCGTGGGGCCGCCACTGGATCATCGGCACCACCGACACGGACTGGAACCTCGACAAGGCCCACCCCGCAGCGTCCTCGAAGGACATCGACTACGTGCTGGAACACGTGAACCGGGTGCTGAAACGCCCCCTGACGCGTGAGGACGTCGAGGGCGTGTACGCGGGCCTGCGTCCGCTGCTCGCCGGCGAGAACGATTCGACGGCCAAGTTGTCCCGTGAGCACGTCGTCGCGCACCCCGTCCCCGGGCTGGTGGTCGTCGCCGGCGGAAAGTGGACCACCTACCGCGTCATGGCCAAGGACGCCGTCGACGAAGCCACCCGCGCGCTCGACGAGAAGGTGCCCGAGAGCTGCACGGAGACCGTGCCGCTGCTGGGCGCCGAGGGGTACCGGGCTGCGTGGAACATGCGGGCCCGGCTCGCCGACGACGCCGGCGTGCACGTCGCGCGCGTCGAGCACCTCCTGCAGCGGTTCGGCACCCAGGCCACCGATGTGCTCGACCTCATCCGCCAGGATCCCGGACTGGGGCAGCCGCTACCGGGGGCGGACGACTACCTGCGCGCCGAAGTCGTGTTCGCCGTCACGCACGAGGGCGCCCGGCACGTGGACGACATCCTCACGCGCCGCACGCGGATCTCCATCGAGTCCTGGGACCGGGGGGTCTCCGCCGCGCCGGTGGTGGCCGACCTTATGGCGCCGTTCCTCGGCTGGAGCGACCAGCAGGTGGACCGCGAGGTGAAGCACTACCAGGCCCGTGTGGCTGCCGAGCGGCTCAGCCAGGAACAGCCCGACGACATCTCCGCCGACAGCGCCCGCATGGGTGTGCACGACATCGTCCCGCTAAGCTAG
- a CDS encoding PTS sugar transporter subunit IIA: protein MSDLSLELHDAVLTTPDLVILEMEAASKEDAAAQLAGRMHAAGRISDLQAFLDQVNSREHQMATGLPGGVGLPHARSEYVNQTSIAVGVTRFGYSLDFGAVDGPATLVLLMATPAQSFSEHLEVLATIARSLFKENFRESLRRAHDAEVIAELINSSLVFFDH from the coding sequence GTGAGCGACCTGTCCCTTGAGCTGCACGACGCCGTACTCACCACCCCCGACCTCGTGATCCTGGAGATGGAGGCTGCCTCGAAGGAGGACGCCGCGGCGCAGCTCGCCGGTCGGATGCACGCGGCAGGACGCATCTCCGACCTCCAGGCGTTTCTCGACCAGGTCAACTCGCGCGAGCACCAGATGGCCACAGGGCTCCCGGGAGGGGTCGGACTCCCGCACGCCCGCAGCGAATACGTCAACCAGACCTCGATCGCCGTGGGCGTCACGCGGTTCGGGTACAGCCTCGACTTCGGCGCGGTGGACGGCCCGGCAACGCTCGTGCTCCTGATGGCGACGCCGGCCCAGTCCTTCTCCGAGCACCTCGAGGTCCTCGCCACGATCGCGCGGAGCCTCTTCAAGGAGAACTTCCGCGAGTCCCTGCGCCGCGCGCACGACGCCGAGGTCATCGCCGAGCTGATCAACTCGTCGCTGGTGTTCTTCGACCACTAG
- a CDS encoding SURF1 family protein gives MLKTALKPRWILTLILAMTIAAVFVLLSQWQFNSSREAPPPAPSATENVRPLTGVLQPGTPLSAANADQMVSFEGVFLADTRVLVQDRLLGDEEGLWVLQAFEVGGSGVPAGTDGASVIPVVLGWVPDAGDAASVPERQGAATVVGRLLPPEAPEVQRPVAGQVPTLSTAELSNLWDRSSYAAFVVASDVAVDGVEVPFAAGLEPVVVGPQPQETPVNWLNIFYAVEWVVFAGFAFFLWWRLVADDYRRTLEDEADAAEEARPSPPGAVEPAVVLSPPVSDHESGAHRD, from the coding sequence GTGTTGAAGACCGCCCTCAAGCCTCGATGGATCCTCACGCTGATCCTCGCGATGACGATCGCCGCGGTCTTCGTGCTCCTCAGCCAGTGGCAGTTCAACTCCTCGAGGGAGGCGCCGCCGCCCGCCCCGAGTGCCACGGAGAACGTCCGCCCCCTGACCGGTGTCCTCCAGCCAGGGACGCCGCTGTCCGCTGCGAACGCCGACCAGATGGTCTCGTTCGAGGGCGTCTTCCTGGCCGATACCCGCGTCCTGGTACAGGACCGGCTGCTCGGTGACGAGGAGGGTCTCTGGGTCCTCCAGGCCTTCGAGGTCGGCGGGTCCGGAGTCCCGGCGGGCACGGACGGAGCATCGGTCATCCCCGTGGTCCTCGGCTGGGTGCCCGATGCCGGCGATGCCGCGTCGGTGCCGGAGCGGCAGGGTGCGGCCACCGTCGTCGGACGCCTGCTGCCGCCCGAGGCTCCCGAGGTGCAGCGTCCCGTGGCAGGACAGGTCCCCACCCTGTCGACGGCCGAGCTGTCCAACCTGTGGGACCGGTCCTCGTACGCGGCCTTCGTCGTGGCGTCCGACGTGGCGGTCGACGGCGTGGAGGTCCCGTTCGCGGCCGGACTGGAACCGGTCGTCGTCGGACCCCAGCCGCAGGAGACGCCCGTCAACTGGCTGAACATCTTCTACGCCGTGGAGTGGGTGGTCTTCGCCGGCTTCGCGTTCTTCCTCTGGTGGCGCCTCGTCGCCGACGACTACCGCCGCACGCTCGAGGACGAGGCCGACGCGGCCGAGGAGGCTCGCCCCTCCCCTCCCGGAGCCGTCGAGCCCGCCGTCGTTCTCTCTCCCCCCGTATCCGACCATGAAAGCGGTGCCCACCGTGACTGA